A window of Streptomyces armeniacus contains these coding sequences:
- a CDS encoding nuclear transport factor 2 family protein — MSVTPTDPAVRALVDAVNAGDRTAFLDLLTPGATLSDDGTERDLQQWIDREIFHANGRMDVLSETDGGRSLTADFRNDTWGAMRTSWRFTVDDGGKIRRITTGQA, encoded by the coding sequence ATGAGCGTCACCCCCACCGACCCGGCCGTACGCGCCCTTGTCGACGCCGTCAACGCGGGCGACCGCACCGCGTTCCTCGACCTGCTCACCCCGGGCGCCACCCTGTCCGACGACGGCACCGAGCGGGACCTCCAACAGTGGATCGACCGCGAGATCTTCCACGCCAACGGCCGTATGGACGTCCTGTCCGAGACCGACGGCGGGCGCTCCCTGACCGCTGACTTCCGCAACGACACCTGGGGCGCGATGCGCACCTCCTGGCGCTTCACCGTCGACGACGGCGGAAAGATCCGCCGCATCACCACCGGCCAGGCCTGA
- a CDS encoding AfsR/SARP family transcriptional regulator, with amino-acid sequence MDTLVHRVWDDHPPAKPREALYVHIHHIRKTIWALAGPNAPAVISRTHTYTLQADPDTVDLRHYLNLLDQSQGLAEGGSERDALKAYQAASRLWGGEPLAGLPGAWATEIRRFVVEKNLAAALKQADIALRLGRFEEAVAGLQPLVEQHSTKEPVARQLALALHGCGRTEEAARLMQRTLHQLRRSGTDPSDDLARIHQGILIGTPVDALLPAPPTSLARRSSSGPTDSLPPEGIWVGRNSELDRMTAASAQASGSVRPQAITGMAGSGKTALAARAARRMHERFPDGRLAINLRGHSLHQPPMAPVEALRELLRRLGTPVQELPQDLESLVTLWRAEARNRRFVALLDDAAGVEQVGPLLPGESASLIIVTSRYQLAALPRVQHIALDVLAPADAVALLRHTLGEERTANQVETATLARLCGYLPLALDITASRLLARPSWTVTDLVKRYNQAPRRLPEIRDSYRAMTKVLAVSYQALTPVQQRAFRCLGLHFGTEFGPGAAAALSGLPVDETEYVLEELLICHLIAEPAPHRYQLHDLLREYAAGLAEHDSATDRHHSLDRLLDHYLRTADQADRRAYPHRLRIDLPPAAASLVWQEDDAQRWFTTEGPNLLAALEYARAHGSRGQLAMMAHALAGFLSSEGYLTTAITVLREAVAYWQTIESAGTTGRALIDFATVCASAGTYDTAIESARTALEIAENTADVALEAEALHQLSIAFWHTAEPEALKLQQRALRLRLAKSDRLQQGRSFNMMGTICLSFGQQKEALKYFLDGLARFRDVGDRRGQFIALNNMAELYKETGNLDSAISAYRRSIKLLQALGSKGQYAVLQINLADTLRASGKPREALELYRAALPVLRSTGDRRSEAIARNGIGKVLQDTGRSEEALAHHAAALAIARTIHSTLEEIQALRTLGEAEAATGRLAQAYAHLETGLAQSRRIGVRSEEDETLAALARIWHGNTLS; translated from the coding sequence GTGGACACCCTCGTCCACCGGGTGTGGGACGATCACCCGCCAGCGAAACCGCGCGAGGCGTTGTACGTACACATTCACCATATCCGTAAGACTATTTGGGCGCTTGCCGGCCCGAACGCTCCTGCGGTGATCAGTCGTACACACACCTATACGCTCCAGGCAGATCCGGACACCGTTGATCTGCGTCACTACCTCAACCTTCTCGACCAGAGCCAGGGCTTGGCCGAAGGGGGCAGCGAACGAGATGCCCTGAAGGCATACCAGGCGGCGTCACGACTATGGGGTGGCGAGCCGCTGGCCGGACTGCCGGGAGCCTGGGCGACCGAAATCCGACGCTTCGTCGTGGAGAAAAACCTTGCGGCCGCCCTGAAACAGGCGGACATAGCGCTGAGGCTCGGCCGTTTCGAGGAGGCCGTTGCCGGCTTACAGCCACTTGTGGAGCAGCACTCGACGAAGGAGCCCGTCGCGCGGCAACTCGCGCTGGCGCTCCACGGATGCGGGCGCACCGAGGAAGCAGCCCGGTTGATGCAGCGCACGCTGCATCAACTGCGACGGTCAGGCACTGACCCGAGTGATGACCTCGCTCGCATCCACCAGGGCATCCTGATTGGCACACCGGTCGACGCCCTGCTGCCCGCCCCGCCCACGTCTCTCGCTCGCAGAAGCAGCTCCGGACCCACGGACTCTCTGCCACCCGAAGGAATCTGGGTCGGCCGCAACTCTGAGCTGGACAGGATGACTGCCGCCTCTGCCCAAGCAAGCGGCTCGGTGCGCCCCCAGGCCATCACGGGCATGGCCGGCTCTGGAAAGACGGCGCTGGCCGCACGTGCGGCGCGCCGGATGCATGAACGCTTTCCTGACGGAAGACTGGCTATCAACCTACGGGGGCACTCCCTCCACCAGCCACCGATGGCCCCCGTTGAAGCTCTCCGAGAGCTTCTGCGGCGCCTCGGCACACCCGTACAAGAGCTTCCTCAGGATCTGGAGAGCCTGGTCACGTTGTGGCGCGCCGAGGCCCGGAACCGCAGGTTCGTGGCCCTCTTGGACGATGCCGCCGGCGTCGAGCAAGTTGGCCCGCTACTGCCTGGAGAATCCGCTTCTCTGATAATTGTCACCAGCCGCTACCAACTGGCCGCCCTGCCCCGTGTCCAGCACATCGCGCTGGACGTGCTCGCCCCCGCCGATGCCGTCGCACTTCTCCGCCACACGCTTGGCGAGGAGCGGACGGCGAATCAAGTCGAAACGGCCACACTGGCCCGTTTGTGCGGGTACTTGCCCCTAGCATTGGACATCACGGCCAGCCGTCTTCTCGCGCGACCTTCCTGGACTGTCACCGACCTGGTGAAGCGCTACAACCAAGCACCCAGGAGGCTTCCGGAAATCCGCGACTCCTACCGGGCGATGACCAAAGTACTTGCCGTCTCCTACCAGGCGCTCACTCCCGTACAGCAGAGGGCATTTCGCTGTCTCGGTCTACACTTCGGCACGGAGTTCGGCCCCGGGGCCGCTGCCGCCCTCAGTGGACTTCCAGTCGACGAGACAGAATATGTACTGGAGGAACTGCTAATATGCCATCTTATCGCGGAGCCGGCGCCGCATCGCTATCAACTTCACGACCTTTTACGTGAATACGCCGCAGGCCTCGCTGAACACGACTCGGCAACGGATAGACACCACTCGCTCGATCGTCTGCTCGACCACTATTTGCGAACCGCAGACCAGGCTGACCGGCGCGCCTACCCGCATCGTTTGCGCATCGATCTGCCCCCCGCCGCGGCCTCCCTTGTATGGCAGGAGGACGACGCTCAGCGCTGGTTCACCACCGAGGGCCCGAACCTGTTGGCGGCCCTGGAGTACGCCCGAGCCCACGGCTCACGCGGTCAACTGGCCATGATGGCCCACGCCTTGGCGGGCTTCCTGAGCAGTGAGGGCTACCTGACCACGGCGATCACCGTGCTCCGCGAAGCCGTTGCGTACTGGCAGACGATCGAAAGTGCAGGAACCACCGGCCGAGCCCTGATCGACTTCGCCACTGTCTGCGCCAGCGCCGGCACCTACGACACAGCCATCGAGAGCGCCCGTACAGCCTTGGAGATAGCAGAGAACACCGCTGACGTCGCCCTCGAAGCAGAAGCTCTTCACCAACTGTCCATCGCTTTCTGGCACACGGCCGAGCCTGAAGCCCTTAAGTTGCAACAGCGAGCCCTGCGGCTCCGCCTGGCCAAGTCCGACCGGCTCCAGCAAGGCAGGAGCTTCAACATGATGGGCACCATCTGCCTCAGCTTCGGGCAACAGAAAGAGGCGCTCAAGTACTTCCTGGACGGTCTCGCACGTTTCCGAGATGTCGGCGACCGGCGTGGCCAGTTCATCGCACTCAACAATATGGCGGAATTGTACAAAGAGACTGGAAACCTGGACAGCGCCATCAGCGCCTATCGGCGCTCGATCAAGCTCCTCCAGGCTCTCGGCAGCAAGGGGCAGTACGCGGTTCTTCAGATCAACCTGGCGGACACGCTGCGGGCCAGCGGAAAACCGAGAGAGGCCCTGGAACTCTACAGGGCGGCCCTACCCGTACTGCGCAGCACAGGAGACCGGCGCAGCGAGGCGATCGCCCGCAATGGAATCGGGAAAGTCCTCCAGGACACGGGGAGAAGTGAAGAAGCGCTCGCCCACCACGCCGCCGCACTGGCCATCGCTCGGACTATACATTCCACTCTGGAAGAAATCCAAGCGCTCCGCACGCTGGGCGAGGCGGAAGCCGCCACGGGGCGACTGGCACAAGCCTACGCCCATCTGGAGACAGGGCTCGCTCAGAGCCGCAGAATAGGGGTTCGCTCCGAAGAGGACGAGACTTTGGCAGCGCTCGCCCGCATATGGCACGGAAACACACTCTCGTGA
- a CDS encoding helix-turn-helix domain-containing protein, with protein sequence MDAVRGARYLDARRTSQDGARDRTGVRDMTATEKRDRDVAVAEKAAKAAQAAFETGETAAAAGPPGDDDLGRHIRDARVQRGLTLEALAKATGLSRSYLSNVEHNKNSPTISTLRTILDALGVTLSQLFRTVEGERHAVTRPDQRVVIARTGNDAVRYELLNPNPHGRLESMIMEVAPGASSGGHPHTHAGEEVGLILSGELDYWVDGVHYALREGDAVSFDATLPHRYANPGNVPSVSVWTVTPPSF encoded by the coding sequence GTGGACGCTGTCCGAGGCGCCCGGTACCTTGACGCGAGACGTACGAGCCAGGACGGCGCACGTGACAGGACGGGCGTACGGGACATGACGGCGACGGAGAAGCGGGACCGGGACGTGGCGGTGGCGGAGAAGGCAGCGAAGGCAGCGCAGGCAGCGTTTGAGACGGGTGAGACGGCCGCGGCGGCGGGGCCGCCCGGCGACGACGATCTCGGGCGCCACATCCGCGACGCCCGCGTGCAGCGCGGCCTCACGCTGGAGGCGCTCGCCAAGGCCACCGGCCTGTCCCGGAGTTACCTCAGCAACGTCGAGCACAACAAGAACAGCCCCACGATCAGCACGCTGCGCACCATCCTGGACGCACTCGGCGTCACGCTGAGCCAGCTGTTCCGCACCGTCGAGGGCGAGCGGCACGCCGTGACCCGGCCCGACCAGCGCGTGGTCATCGCCCGTACCGGGAACGACGCCGTCCGCTACGAGCTGCTCAACCCGAACCCGCACGGCCGCCTCGAGTCCATGATCATGGAGGTCGCCCCCGGCGCCTCCTCCGGCGGCCACCCGCACACCCACGCCGGCGAGGAGGTCGGCCTGATCCTCAGCGGCGAGCTGGACTACTGGGTCGACGGCGTCCATTACGCCCTGCGCGAGGGCGACGCGGTGAGCTTCGACGCGACGCTCCCGCACCGCTACGCGAACCCGGGCAACGTCCCGTCGGTCAGCGTCTGGACGGTCACTCCGCCGAGCTTCTGA
- a CDS encoding class I SAM-dependent methyltransferase → MTAQHSHGTQHKHQHEDQHQHHQHGHGAHNHHNIDWEAMAAHLEAEAELLSPFIESAADWLRRAITEAEAGANGDGADGAHGVRRVLDVGSGPGVVTCVLARTFPYAETVAVDQGSGLLERVAARAAEQGLGDRVRTRQADLPAEFGALGSADVIWTSHVVHHLGDQQAALESLAGVLRPGGLLAVVERGLPARFLPRDIGIGRPGLQARLDAVVEDRFSEMRAELPGSVGVVEDWPGMLAAAGLVPAGTRTFLTDHPAPLALSAREYLHTHLTRLRDGVGEQLDAEDRETLDRLVDGDACTGILWRPDAFYATATTVHTARAPHPG, encoded by the coding sequence ATGACCGCACAGCACAGCCACGGCACACAGCACAAGCACCAGCACGAGGACCAGCACCAGCACCACCAGCACGGCCACGGCGCGCACAACCACCACAACATCGACTGGGAGGCGATGGCCGCACACCTCGAGGCCGAGGCCGAGCTGCTCAGCCCATTCATCGAGAGCGCGGCGGACTGGCTGCGCCGGGCGATCACCGAAGCCGAAGCCGGGGCCAACGGCGACGGCGCCGACGGCGCCCACGGCGTCCGCCGCGTGCTCGATGTCGGCAGCGGCCCCGGCGTGGTGACCTGCGTGCTCGCGCGGACCTTCCCGTACGCCGAGACCGTCGCCGTCGACCAGGGCTCCGGGCTGCTGGAGCGGGTCGCGGCGCGCGCCGCCGAGCAAGGGCTGGGCGACCGCGTACGGACGCGGCAGGCGGATCTGCCGGCGGAGTTCGGCGCGCTGGGCTCGGCCGATGTGATCTGGACAAGCCATGTCGTGCACCATCTCGGCGACCAGCAGGCGGCGTTGGAGTCCCTCGCCGGCGTGCTGCGCCCCGGCGGGCTGCTCGCGGTCGTCGAACGCGGCCTGCCCGCGCGCTTCCTGCCCCGCGACATCGGCATCGGCCGTCCGGGCCTGCAGGCGCGGCTGGACGCGGTCGTCGAAGACCGGTTCAGCGAGATGCGGGCCGAACTGCCCGGCTCGGTCGGCGTGGTCGAGGACTGGCCGGGCATGCTCGCCGCGGCCGGGCTGGTGCCCGCGGGGACGCGTACGTTCCTCACCGACCACCCGGCGCCGCTCGCCCTGTCCGCACGCGAGTACCTGCACACGCATCTCACACGGCTGCGCGACGGGGTCGGCGAACAGCTCGACGCCGAGGACCGCGAGACGCTGGACCGCCTGGTGGACGGTGACGCCTGCACGGGCATCCTCTGGCGGCCCGATGCCTTCTACGCCACCGCCACCACCGTGCACACCGCCCGCGCCCCGCACCCCGGCTGA
- a CDS encoding ATP-binding protein, with product MRDEEMVVALLSAMIANRPLHSSPAGQALNRLVGTRYEPWEEPARYWDEACRAQGDPLQAMWRLSSSLAEEAAGDVAFRSDLDTWLRHHQTEPQRSTNSISGSAQVYGPSLQSGSILGDVHFHQAEHAVIRPQLVPRQLRPAPAHFTNRCEELGALHRIHHTPRKGGPALAVMSGPGGVGKTTLALRWLHEVADQYPDGQLYADLMPGAAGEPEPMGSVLGGFLRALGVEGDQVPAEAEEAAGLFRSLTARGCIAILLDNAVSAAQVRALLPSSVASTVVVTTRWRLGGLTMDGADFLHIAPLHQQAGRELLTTTVGKHRVSAEADAVAGLVSLCAGLPLALSIVGARLVTRPQWPIARVVRELKDEQRRLQALAMDEVSVLSVFDLSYEGLPPEAARAYRWLGLHPGPGFSPEAAAAALQVSKGDTEVVLESLVDASLLNSDNSGRYYFHDLVRLHACQRAEAEDSAPTRDGVVCRLLRYYLAFTAAGDRAVTPLDWHLRPEHGDSDVSYAWQTSRDALAMLERELPNLMALLRTGYERGFDALVWQLAESMWSLFLHRKHFPDWMTAYGFGIQAASRCGDPAALSRMRHHLGFAFHNLSRKQEALQQGVASLEAAREANHELAETEALGLLGMAYRSLGRFDQAVEVLRQGVALDREAGRVRAEALGRRRLGQALLAAGRIEEAIGELTRGRDLAESLCDNMVKAMTTVWLADAYTRAGHASEAITLAQEAWSIVAESGSSQYRAQVLMVWGEAAEALTELSVASNLLRRSRAFYREAGAPDLGRVDRALGRIKAQLADGT from the coding sequence GTGCGGGACGAGGAGATGGTCGTTGCGCTGTTATCGGCCATGATTGCCAATCGACCACTGCACAGCTCACCGGCGGGCCAGGCGCTCAATCGGCTTGTGGGCACACGATATGAACCCTGGGAAGAGCCGGCGCGGTACTGGGATGAAGCCTGCCGCGCCCAGGGCGACCCGTTGCAGGCAATGTGGCGGCTGTCGAGTTCGTTGGCCGAGGAGGCCGCTGGCGACGTCGCGTTCAGGTCAGACCTGGACACGTGGCTGCGGCACCACCAGACAGAGCCACAGAGGTCTACCAACAGCATCAGCGGCTCAGCGCAGGTCTACGGCCCGAGTCTTCAGTCAGGCTCGATCCTCGGGGATGTCCACTTCCACCAGGCCGAACACGCTGTGATTCGCCCGCAGTTGGTACCACGACAACTCAGACCAGCGCCCGCACACTTCACAAACCGATGCGAAGAGCTCGGCGCACTGCACCGCATCCATCACACGCCCCGGAAAGGAGGGCCCGCGCTGGCAGTGATGAGCGGTCCCGGAGGCGTCGGCAAGACCACCTTGGCGTTGCGATGGCTGCACGAAGTTGCTGATCAATATCCTGACGGTCAGCTCTATGCCGACTTGATGCCAGGTGCTGCGGGAGAACCGGAGCCGATGGGCTCGGTGCTGGGGGGATTTCTCCGGGCTCTGGGCGTCGAAGGGGATCAAGTCCCAGCCGAAGCCGAGGAAGCAGCCGGTCTCTTCCGCTCGCTGACTGCCCGCGGGTGCATCGCAATCCTGTTGGATAACGCGGTCTCAGCAGCTCAAGTGCGGGCGCTTCTGCCTTCTTCGGTAGCCAGCACTGTTGTGGTGACAACGAGATGGCGCCTGGGTGGCTTGACCATGGACGGAGCTGACTTCCTTCACATCGCTCCGCTGCACCAGCAAGCGGGCAGGGAGCTGCTGACAACCACTGTCGGGAAGCATCGAGTCTCGGCGGAGGCTGACGCTGTTGCCGGCCTTGTGTCCCTGTGCGCAGGGCTTCCTCTGGCGTTGTCCATCGTAGGAGCGCGACTGGTGACACGGCCCCAGTGGCCAATCGCCCGGGTGGTTCGGGAACTCAAGGACGAACAACGACGGCTCCAGGCGCTGGCGATGGACGAGGTCTCAGTCTTGAGCGTGTTCGACCTTTCGTATGAGGGGTTGCCACCGGAGGCGGCACGAGCCTACAGATGGCTGGGCCTGCATCCGGGACCAGGCTTCTCTCCCGAAGCTGCCGCAGCGGCTCTGCAGGTGTCGAAGGGCGACACGGAAGTGGTGTTGGAGAGCCTCGTGGACGCCAGCCTCCTCAATTCCGACAACTCCGGCCGGTATTACTTCCACGATCTCGTCCGCCTGCATGCGTGTCAGCGCGCTGAAGCCGAGGACAGTGCGCCCACGCGCGATGGAGTAGTTTGTCGCCTCTTGAGGTATTACCTCGCCTTTACTGCTGCTGGTGACCGTGCGGTGACCCCGCTGGATTGGCATCTCCGTCCTGAGCATGGAGACAGTGATGTCTCGTATGCTTGGCAAACGAGCAGAGATGCACTTGCGATGCTCGAAAGAGAGCTGCCAAACCTGATGGCTCTCCTACGTACTGGCTACGAACGGGGTTTCGACGCCCTTGTATGGCAACTCGCTGAGTCGATGTGGTCATTGTTCCTCCACCGCAAGCACTTCCCGGATTGGATGACCGCATACGGGTTCGGTATCCAGGCCGCGTCACGCTGCGGCGATCCCGCTGCCCTTTCACGTATGCGTCATCATCTCGGCTTCGCCTTTCACAATCTGAGCCGCAAGCAGGAGGCCCTCCAACAAGGGGTCGCCTCGCTCGAGGCGGCACGCGAGGCCAATCACGAACTGGCCGAGACAGAAGCCCTGGGACTCCTAGGCATGGCGTATCGCTCTCTGGGGCGGTTCGACCAAGCCGTAGAGGTATTACGGCAAGGTGTCGCGCTCGATCGCGAGGCAGGCCGCGTAAGAGCAGAGGCACTCGGCCGACGTCGGCTCGGCCAGGCTTTGTTGGCCGCCGGGAGGATCGAGGAAGCCATTGGCGAGCTTACCCGTGGGCGCGACCTGGCCGAGTCATTGTGTGACAACATGGTTAAGGCGATGACCACTGTCTGGCTGGCTGACGCATATACGAGGGCGGGCCACGCCTCCGAAGCAATCACACTGGCCCAGGAAGCATGGTCAATCGTCGCCGAATCAGGATCCAGCCAGTACAGGGCTCAAGTACTGATGGTTTGGGGCGAAGCCGCTGAAGCGCTCACGGAGCTGTCAGTCGCAAGCAACCTCCTTAGGCGATCACGGGCCTTCTACCGCGAAGCCGGTGCGCCGGACTTAGGGAGAGTCGACCGCGCGCTTGGCAGGATCAAGGCGCAGCTAGCCGACGGCACCTGA
- a CDS encoding tetratricopeptide repeat protein, whose product MNETDGAYGSAAAADWERRVADAWAAIDTYGEAEFRALIDGLAAELPHGSALADFERACAFDSTGHSDRAVPLYRQALETGLTGLRRRRAVIQMSSSLRNIGRPQESVELLRAELAVPYDALDDAERALDDAVRATLALALTDVGGEREAVSLAVGALARHLPRYQRSMANYARRLVEPEPEPEPEPESGA is encoded by the coding sequence ATGAACGAGACGGATGGGGCGTACGGAAGCGCCGCGGCGGCGGACTGGGAGCGGCGGGTCGCGGACGCCTGGGCGGCGATCGACACGTATGGCGAGGCGGAGTTCCGGGCGCTGATCGACGGACTCGCCGCCGAACTGCCGCACGGAAGCGCCCTCGCGGACTTCGAGCGCGCGTGCGCGTTCGACTCGACAGGTCACTCGGACCGGGCCGTTCCGCTGTACCGGCAGGCGCTGGAGACCGGACTGACCGGGCTGCGCAGACGGCGGGCGGTGATCCAGATGTCCAGCTCCCTGCGGAACATCGGCCGCCCGCAGGAGAGCGTGGAGCTGCTCCGCGCCGAACTGGCGGTCCCGTACGACGCGTTGGACGACGCCGAACGCGCCCTGGACGACGCCGTACGCGCCACCCTCGCACTGGCGCTCACGGACGTCGGAGGGGAGCGGGAGGCGGTGTCGCTCGCAGTGGGCGCGCTGGCGCGCCATCTGCCGCGCTACCAGCGCTCGATGGCCAACTACGCGCGGCGGCTGGTGGAGCCGGAGCCCGAACCGGAGCCGGAACCGGAGTCCGGCGCGTAG
- a CDS encoding lipase family protein, whose protein sequence is MKSRPYRRAVTALLALATAVTVGGVAVPSAQAEDTRPPFYEPPATLPANNGDVIRSEPSDYYLDPLKAIKVDAHVNRVMYRSTDGNGEPVAVTGTVITPKTGWSGKGDRPVIGYAPGTQGIGDPCAPSRQLANGTEYEGLFVKGLLARGYAVAMTDYEGLGTPGVHTYVNRAVSGNAVIDAVRAAQRLPEAGLPDAGPVALTGYSQGGGATAAAAELAPEYAPELDLKGVSAGAPPADLAKVAENLDGSLYVGFLGYAVAGLAAGYDLDLGPYLNDKGERFMADAEKACTAEAVLKFPFIKSKTLTEDGRPLTDYLDEEPFQRMVNEQRIGERAPNVPTLVTHSRLDDVIPYEVGRDMVAGWCERGAPDVEFATLATPTHVGGAVASFPRVFLWLEDRFAGKEPSSDCGSLS, encoded by the coding sequence GTGAAGTCCCGTCCGTACAGGAGAGCGGTCACCGCACTGCTCGCCCTCGCCACCGCCGTGACCGTCGGCGGCGTCGCCGTGCCCTCGGCCCAGGCGGAGGACACCCGGCCGCCGTTCTACGAGCCGCCCGCCACGCTGCCCGCGAACAACGGCGACGTGATCCGCTCCGAACCCTCCGACTACTACCTCGACCCGCTCAAAGCGATCAAGGTCGACGCCCACGTGAACCGGGTCATGTACCGGTCCACCGACGGCAACGGCGAGCCCGTCGCCGTCACCGGCACCGTCATCACCCCCAAGACCGGCTGGTCCGGCAAGGGCGACCGCCCCGTCATCGGCTACGCCCCCGGCACCCAGGGCATCGGCGACCCCTGTGCGCCGTCCCGCCAGCTCGCCAACGGCACCGAGTACGAGGGCCTGTTCGTCAAGGGCCTGCTCGCCCGCGGCTACGCCGTCGCCATGACCGACTACGAGGGCCTCGGCACGCCCGGCGTGCACACGTACGTCAACCGCGCGGTGTCCGGCAACGCCGTCATCGACGCCGTACGCGCCGCCCAGCGCCTCCCCGAGGCCGGGCTGCCCGACGCCGGGCCCGTCGCCCTCACCGGCTACTCCCAGGGCGGCGGCGCCACCGCGGCCGCCGCCGAACTCGCCCCGGAGTACGCGCCCGAGCTGGACCTGAAGGGCGTGTCGGCCGGTGCGCCGCCGGCGGATCTCGCGAAGGTGGCCGAGAACCTGGACGGTTCGCTGTACGTCGGCTTCCTCGGCTACGCCGTCGCCGGCCTCGCCGCGGGCTACGACCTCGACCTGGGGCCGTATCTCAACGACAAGGGCGAGCGGTTCATGGCCGACGCGGAGAAGGCGTGCACGGCCGAGGCGGTGCTGAAGTTCCCGTTCATCAAGAGCAAGACGCTCACGGAGGACGGCCGTCCGCTGACGGACTACCTGGACGAGGAGCCGTTCCAGCGGATGGTGAACGAGCAGCGCATCGGCGAGCGCGCGCCGAACGTGCCCACGCTGGTCACCCACAGCCGGCTGGACGACGTGATCCCGTACGAGGTCGGCCGGGACATGGTCGCGGGCTGGTGCGAACGGGGCGCCCCGGACGTCGAGTTCGCGACACTCGCCACGCCGACGCATGTCGGCGGCGCGGTGGCCTCGTTCCCGCGGGTGTTCCTGTGGCTGGAGGACCGCTTCGCGGGCAAAGAGCCGTCCTCGGACTGCGGCTCCCTCTCGTAG
- a CDS encoding aspartate aminotransferase family protein, with protein sequence MAHDEREKYLIRYAGDFAPFVVESAEGSWVTTTEGQRILDFTSGQISSTLGHNHPRIVAAVERSLREVIHLNSWMVSEDVLELARRLAGLLPEPLARSILLNTGSETNEIAFRLAKAYTGKFEMVGVTRSFHGLLAGTNSLTYSMGHKGNGPLMPGSFAIPAPYEYRCPIRHCVNACDKLCLDVGFETVDQSSVGSLAAMVVEPVLSTGGIIPLPDGYLAAAKQKCEERDMLLIVDEAQTGFGRVGSMFAFEQDGVVPDILTVSKTLGGGVPLGATVTSAEIEERCADQGFLHITTHVSDPMPAAAGLAVLDVIAEEELVARAAATGEYLFARLRELQERHEEIGDVRGRGLLVGLELVTDRETKEPASALGAAVTSECLRLGLSMNIVKGDGSQTNCLRMAPPLAVTHEEVDTAVDILDRALTNCKKAAAGRPADQTYD encoded by the coding sequence ATGGCGCACGACGAGCGCGAGAAGTACCTGATCCGTTACGCCGGCGACTTCGCCCCGTTCGTCGTCGAGAGCGCCGAGGGCTCCTGGGTGACGACCACCGAGGGGCAGCGCATCCTCGACTTCACCTCGGGGCAGATCAGCTCGACGCTGGGCCACAACCACCCCCGCATCGTCGCCGCCGTCGAACGGTCCCTGCGCGAGGTCATCCACCTCAACTCGTGGATGGTCAGCGAGGACGTCCTCGAACTGGCCCGGCGGCTGGCCGGGTTGCTGCCGGAGCCGCTGGCGCGCTCCATCCTGCTGAACACCGGCTCGGAGACGAACGAGATCGCGTTCCGGCTGGCGAAGGCGTACACGGGCAAGTTCGAGATGGTCGGCGTCACCCGCAGCTTCCACGGGCTGCTGGCCGGCACGAACTCGCTGACGTACTCCATGGGCCACAAGGGCAACGGGCCGCTGATGCCCGGCAGCTTCGCGATCCCGGCGCCGTACGAGTACCGCTGCCCGATCCGGCACTGCGTGAACGCCTGCGACAAGCTCTGCCTCGACGTCGGCTTCGAGACCGTCGACCAGTCCTCGGTCGGCTCGCTCGCCGCGATGGTGGTGGAGCCGGTGCTGTCCACTGGCGGGATCATTCCGCTTCCGGACGGGTATCTGGCGGCGGCGAAGCAGAAGTGCGAGGAGCGCGACATGCTGCTGATCGTCGACGAGGCGCAGACCGGGTTCGGCCGTGTCGGCTCGATGTTCGCCTTCGAGCAGGACGGCGTCGTGCCCGACATCCTGACCGTCTCGAAGACGCTCGGCGGCGGGGTGCCGCTCGGCGCCACCGTCACCAGCGCGGAGATCGAGGAACGCTGCGCGGACCAGGGCTTCCTGCACATCACGACGCACGTGTCCGACCCGATGCCCGCCGCCGCGGGCCTCGCCGTCCTGGACGTCATCGCCGAGGAGGAGCTGGTCGCGCGGGCCGCCGCCACCGGCGAGTACCTGTTCGCGCGGCTCCGCGAACTCCAGGAGCGGCACGAGGAGATCGGCGACGTACGCGGGCGCGGCCTGCTGGTCGGGCTGGAGCTGGTGACCGACCGCGAGACCAAGGAGCCGGCGAGCGCGCTCGGCGCGGCCGTGACCTCCGAATGCCTGCGGCTGGGGCTGTCGATGAACATCGTCAAGGGCGACGGCTCGCAGACGAACTGCCTGCGCATGGCGCCGCCGTTGGCGGTGACGCACGAGGAGGTCGACACGGCGGTGGACATCCTGGACCGCGCCCTCACGAACTGCAAGAAGGCCGCGGCCGGGCGGCCCGCCGACCAGACGTACGACTGA